From candidate division TA06 bacterium B3_TA06, a single genomic window includes:
- the acpP gene encoding acyl carrier protein, with protein sequence MALFDEVKNLIVEQLHVPAEKVTPEAKFIDDLGADSLDTVELIMAFEEKFEIEIPDEEAQKLETVGKVMEYLESKLKEK encoded by the coding sequence ATGGCTCTTTTCGACGAAGTGAAAAACCTGATCGTGGAGCAGCTCCACGTACCGGCTGAGAAGGTAACACCTGAAGCCAAGTTCATCGACGATCTCGGTGCCGACTCCCTGGACACGGTCGAGCTTATCATGGCCTTTGAAGAGAAGTTCGAGATCGAGATACCTGACGAAGAGGCCCAGAAGCTGGAGACGGTCGGCAAGGTGATGGAATACCTGGAGTCCAAGCTCAAGGAAAAGTGA
- the fabF gene encoding beta-ketoacyl-[acyl-carrier-protein] synthase II yields the protein MDRRVVVTGVGLLTSLGHDVPATWEKLLAGENGIRRIRGFDPSDLDAQIAAEVLDFDPVKRIDFKQARRMDRFSQFALWTAKEAVPDSGIEFGKENPERCGALIGVGMGGIIVWETEHEKFLERGPKRVSPFLIPMMIPDMASGLISIEYGIRGPNFCTVSACASGAHALGESFELIKQDKAEVMITGGTEAAITRFSVAGFTNMRAISRRNDEPERASRPFDADRDGFVIAEGAGILVLEELEHARKRSAKIYAELAGYGLSGDAFHMTAPDPEGKGPQLAMRMALDEAELNLQDVDYINAHGTSTELNDRMETRAIRSVFGNHADKLWVSSSKSMIGHLLGGAGGAEAVITALTVKEGKVHPTRNLERPGEGCDLDYIPKQAREKEIKVALSNSFGFGGHNVTLAFKKFEE from the coding sequence ATGGATCGCCGAGTCGTAGTAACGGGCGTCGGGCTTCTGACCTCACTGGGTCACGACGTCCCTGCCACCTGGGAGAAGTTGCTCGCGGGTGAAAACGGCATCCGCCGGATCAGAGGTTTTGATCCGTCGGACCTTGATGCCCAGATCGCGGCCGAAGTCTTGGACTTCGATCCTGTAAAACGCATAGATTTCAAGCAAGCCAGACGCATGGACCGATTCAGCCAGTTCGCCTTGTGGACAGCAAAGGAGGCGGTTCCCGATTCAGGGATAGAGTTCGGCAAGGAAAATCCTGAACGCTGCGGTGCACTCATCGGCGTCGGTATGGGTGGGATAATCGTGTGGGAAACCGAACACGAAAAGTTCCTGGAACGCGGTCCTAAACGAGTCTCCCCTTTTCTGATCCCAATGATGATCCCGGATATGGCCTCAGGGCTTATCTCCATAGAGTACGGCATCCGTGGCCCCAACTTCTGTACGGTATCGGCATGTGCATCAGGTGCACACGCGCTGGGTGAATCTTTCGAGCTAATCAAGCAAGACAAGGCCGAGGTGATGATCACAGGCGGCACAGAAGCAGCAATCACCCGATTCTCCGTCGCCGGCTTTACAAACATGAGGGCGATCTCCAGACGCAACGACGAACCTGAACGCGCCTCAAGACCATTTGATGCTGACCGTGACGGTTTCGTGATAGCAGAGGGAGCAGGAATCCTCGTGTTGGAGGAACTGGAGCATGCCCGCAAACGCAGCGCCAAGATCTATGCAGAACTTGCAGGATACGGGCTTTCAGGCGATGCCTTTCACATGACCGCCCCTGATCCTGAGGGCAAGGGACCGCAACTTGCGATGCGTATGGCCCTTGACGAAGCCGAGCTTAATCTTCAGGATGTAGACTACATCAACGCCCACGGAACCTCGACAGAATTAAACGACCGAATGGAAACCAGGGCAATTCGGAGTGTTTTCGGCAATCATGCGGACAAGCTATGGGTCTCCTCATCCAAGTCGATGATCGGACATCTTCTGGGCGGCGCAGGCGGAGCTGAAGCGGTGATAACTGCACTCACCGTAAAAGAAGGCAAGGTTCACCCTACCCGCAACCTTGAGAGACCGGGCGAGGGCTGTGATCTTGACTACATACCAAAACAAGCGCGGGAAAAGGAAATCAAGGTAGCCTTATCCAACTCGTTCGGTTTCGGGGGCCACAACGTAACGTTGGCGTTCAAGAAGTTCGAAGAATGA
- a CDS encoding nucleotide pyrophosphohydrolase — translation MEDKLGVREFQDLIKEEFFHKDSRRGLPRTFIWFTEEVGELARAIRYADRKAVKEEFADVLAWLCTLANLAGIDLEEEARERYGKGCPRCGSKPCKCKEAFK, via the coding sequence ATGGAAGATAAGCTTGGAGTCCGTGAGTTTCAAGATTTGATAAAGGAAGAGTTCTTCCACAAGGACTCTCGCCGGGGGCTGCCGCGAACCTTTATCTGGTTCACTGAGGAGGTAGGTGAGCTGGCAAGGGCAATCAGGTACGCAGACAGAAAGGCTGTAAAGGAGGAGTTTGCCGACGTCCTCGCCTGGCTGTGCACCCTGGCAAATCTTGCCGGGATAGACCTTGAGGAAGAAGCTAGAGAAAGATACGGAAAAGGCTGCCCGCGGTGCGGGTCAAAGCCATGCAAATGTAAAGAAGCCTTCAAATAG
- a CDS encoding methylaspartate mutase: METILATDCGSTTTKAILIKKQGDEYRLVVRGEAPTTVEAPFEDVTRGALNSIREVEELTGEKILDGERIIKPARSKKEGVDVYISTSSAGGGLQMMVAGVVLTMTGESAARAALGAGAIVMDVIASNDGRLPHQKIERIRHLRPDMILLSGGVDGGTISHVAELAELIRAADPRPRFGTTYSLPVIYAGNKDARKIILDTLKEATELVVVENLRPVLERENLGPARDKIHDLFMEHVMAHAPGYKKLMAWTDVPIMPTPGAVGLLIERIGKRQGIDVLGVDIGGATTDIFSVFQDKSTEVENPERVFNRTVSANLGMSYSISNVLLEAGNENILRWIPFEVDVTELRNRIRNKMIRPTTIPATLEDLKMEHAVAREALRLALKQHRSMAVGLKGIQQERSIADAFSQKISGETLVDMMSLSQIVGSGGALSHSPRRAQAAILMLDAFQPEGITRMAVDSIFMMPHLGVLTEVNEKAAQEVFEKDCLIPLGTAIAPAGEGKKGAACLKVIFKPQKGKLQELTLRYGDLVKLPVGVDEKAKVELYPERGFDVGEGSGKSLEALVTGGQVGVIIDCRGRPLRLPEDKNERINALRRWTEAMEMYPA; this comes from the coding sequence ATAGAAACAATCCTGGCTACGGATTGTGGGTCTACCACCACCAAGGCTATTTTAATCAAGAAGCAAGGTGATGAATACCGGCTGGTGGTGCGGGGTGAGGCACCCACGACGGTAGAAGCTCCTTTTGAGGACGTAACCCGTGGGGCCTTAAACTCCATAAGGGAGGTGGAGGAGCTCACCGGGGAAAAGATACTCGACGGTGAAAGGATAATCAAGCCGGCCCGGTCGAAGAAGGAAGGGGTGGACGTTTATATCTCTACGTCATCGGCGGGCGGAGGCCTGCAGATGATGGTCGCAGGGGTTGTTCTGACCATGACCGGTGAGAGTGCGGCACGTGCTGCACTTGGAGCCGGCGCAATCGTGATGGACGTTATCGCCTCCAACGACGGCAGGCTGCCCCACCAGAAGATCGAACGCATCAGGCACCTTCGGCCTGACATGATACTCCTCTCAGGCGGCGTGGACGGCGGAACCATCTCACATGTGGCCGAGTTAGCAGAGTTGATCCGTGCAGCCGATCCGAGACCGCGTTTCGGCACCACCTACAGCCTGCCAGTGATATATGCGGGCAACAAGGACGCCCGTAAGATAATCCTCGATACACTTAAGGAAGCCACTGAGCTTGTGGTTGTCGAAAACCTACGACCCGTACTTGAACGTGAAAACCTGGGGCCGGCCCGCGACAAGATCCATGATCTCTTCATGGAACACGTGATGGCTCACGCACCCGGCTATAAGAAACTCATGGCCTGGACAGACGTACCCATCATGCCGACACCTGGTGCAGTGGGACTTCTTATCGAAAGAATAGGCAAGCGGCAGGGAATCGACGTGCTGGGCGTTGACATAGGGGGAGCGACAACGGACATATTCAGCGTATTTCAGGATAAGTCTACAGAGGTAGAAAACCCTGAGCGAGTCTTCAACCGCACGGTAAGCGCCAACCTTGGGATGAGCTACTCGATCTCCAACGTGCTGCTGGAGGCGGGGAACGAGAACATCCTGCGATGGATCCCTTTCGAGGTTGACGTTACTGAGCTTAGAAACCGCATCCGCAACAAGATGATCCGTCCAACCACCATCCCGGCGACACTCGAGGATTTAAAGATGGAACACGCGGTGGCCAGGGAAGCCTTAAGGCTGGCACTCAAACAGCATAGGAGCATGGCTGTAGGACTTAAGGGCATTCAGCAGGAACGCTCAATCGCCGACGCCTTCTCCCAGAAAATCTCAGGCGAGACGTTGGTCGACATGATGTCGCTTTCTCAGATTGTTGGATCAGGCGGCGCACTTTCTCACTCCCCGCGTCGAGCTCAGGCCGCGATACTGATGCTCGATGCCTTCCAGCCCGAAGGAATAACCCGCATGGCTGTGGACTCCATCTTTATGATGCCCCATCTCGGAGTCCTCACCGAGGTCAACGAAAAAGCGGCACAAGAGGTGTTTGAAAAAGACTGCCTTATCCCTCTGGGAACAGCCATCGCCCCTGCAGGAGAAGGCAAGAAAGGCGCTGCTTGCTTGAAGGTCATCTTCAAACCCCAAAAGGGGAAGCTTCAGGAACTAACCCTCAGGTATGGGGATCTTGTAAAGCTACCGGTGGGCGTGGACGAGAAAGCAAAAGTAGAACTCTATCCCGAACGCGGCTTCGACGTAGGAGAAGGCTCGGGCAAGAGCCTTGAGGCTCTGGTCACCGGCGGCCAGGTTGGAGTCATCATTGACTGCCGCGGCAGACCTCTCCGGCTGCCGGAGGATAAGAATGAACGCATAAATGCGCTTCGGCGATGGACCGAAGCTATGGAAATGTATCCTGCATGA
- a CDS encoding electron transfer flavoprotein subunit alpha codes for MPLRIDYDRCTLCGECLPACPFGALRIRDDRLYVLETCNLCGACVPVCPEDALSIEEVKRTKEIDPSEWRGVWAFAEQRRGEIQSSTYELLGSARGLAGKLNVPVTAILLGNEVKGPRSLLAAGADEVLYVKNETLDHFGVEPYSKAIADLISERKPEIVLGAATFIGRSLLPRIAVRVHAGLTADCTGLDVDTEKRLLLQTRPAFGGNIMATIICPQHRPQMATVRPKVMKPLEEPYNSKGKVSEISVDSASNRVRFLEFVADDTSQINIAEADIIVTGGRGLQDPKNFALIEELAGLLGSAVGASRAAVDAGWINYSHQVGQTGRTVSPKLYIAVGVSGAIQHLVGMQSSDYIIAVNKDPNAPIFKVADVGIVGDLFEVVPKLIEEIKRRKGE; via the coding sequence ATACCATTACGTATTGACTACGATCGCTGCACCCTTTGCGGCGAGTGCCTGCCCGCATGTCCGTTTGGTGCCCTGAGGATTCGAGATGATCGCCTATATGTGCTTGAGACCTGCAACTTGTGTGGGGCGTGCGTACCTGTCTGCCCGGAGGATGCCTTATCAATAGAGGAAGTTAAACGAACTAAAGAGATCGATCCCAGTGAGTGGCGCGGCGTGTGGGCCTTTGCAGAGCAGCGGCGGGGCGAGATTCAATCCTCGACTTACGAGCTTTTGGGATCGGCCAGGGGGCTGGCTGGAAAGCTCAACGTGCCGGTAACCGCAATATTGCTCGGAAACGAAGTGAAGGGACCTCGCTCGCTCCTTGCGGCCGGGGCCGACGAGGTGCTCTACGTTAAGAATGAGACCCTGGATCACTTCGGGGTTGAGCCTTACTCGAAGGCTATCGCCGACCTCATTTCCGAGCGCAAGCCAGAGATCGTTCTCGGTGCTGCGACCTTCATCGGGCGTTCGCTTCTTCCGCGCATCGCGGTGAGAGTGCATGCCGGGCTGACCGCGGACTGCACCGGGCTTGATGTCGACACCGAGAAGCGGCTCCTGCTTCAGACCCGCCCTGCGTTCGGCGGAAACATCATGGCCACCATCATCTGCCCCCAGCACCGACCACAGATGGCCACCGTGCGCCCTAAGGTAATGAAACCTCTGGAAGAACCCTACAACTCAAAGGGCAAAGTCTCTGAAATCTCGGTGGATTCGGCATCCAACCGTGTTCGCTTCCTTGAGTTCGTGGCCGACGACACCTCTCAGATCAACATCGCCGAGGCCGATATTATCGTCACCGGTGGAAGGGGGCTGCAGGATCCGAAGAACTTTGCCCTCATCGAGGAGCTTGCCGGTCTCCTCGGTAGTGCGGTTGGCGCATCACGTGCCGCAGTAGACGCGGGCTGGATCAACTACTCACACCAGGTCGGTCAGACAGGCCGCACCGTCTCGCCCAAACTCTACATCGCAGTAGGGGTGTCAGGCGCCATCCAGCACCTTGTGGGGATGCAGTCATCGGACTACATCATCGCTGTTAACAAGGACCCAAACGCACCTATCTTCAAGGTGGCTGACGTAGGCATAGTGGGCGATCTGTTCGAGGTCGTTCCGAAGCTGATCGAGGAGATCAAACGCCGCAAGGGGGAATAA
- a CDS encoding GTP-binding protein HSR1: MPANLTPQYKEAEQRYKEAITNEEKHVALKEMIALLPKHKGTEKIYADLKKRLSQLEKEMKRKPKTPTSRRERMFNIPKQGAGQIGLLGAANVGKSSLFYALTGAESVIASWPYSTPHPVVGMIAFENIQFQLVDMPPMIAEHTEPWQWGILRNADIVLVLFSVVDDPEKQIAELKQEIERYHLRRVIWVSTKIDALPDGQMLHYPVDALYTAAEQLMGIEELTREIFDRLEIVRVYTKHPGGEPDMNDPVILKKGAVLLDAAAHLHKDFAEKLTYARLWNAENEGIRVARDHVLADGDIVEFHIR; this comes from the coding sequence ATGCCGGCAAATCTAACCCCGCAGTATAAGGAGGCAGAGCAGCGCTACAAGGAGGCCATCACCAACGAGGAGAAGCACGTCGCGTTGAAGGAGATGATCGCACTTCTGCCAAAGCATAAGGGAACCGAGAAGATCTACGCCGACCTGAAGAAGCGACTATCTCAACTTGAAAAGGAGATGAAACGCAAGCCCAAGACTCCTACCTCAAGGCGAGAGCGGATGTTCAACATACCCAAGCAGGGCGCGGGTCAGATAGGCCTTCTTGGAGCGGCTAACGTGGGTAAATCCTCTCTCTTCTACGCGCTCACCGGTGCGGAATCGGTCATCGCCTCCTGGCCATACTCCACCCCCCATCCGGTGGTGGGCATGATTGCCTTCGAGAACATCCAGTTCCAGCTCGTGGACATGCCACCCATGATCGCAGAGCACACCGAACCATGGCAGTGGGGGATACTCCGCAACGCGGACATAGTGCTGGTGCTCTTCTCTGTAGTCGACGATCCGGAAAAACAGATCGCAGAACTTAAACAGGAGATCGAAAGATACCATCTGCGCAGGGTGATCTGGGTGTCCACCAAGATCGATGCGCTTCCTGACGGGCAGATGCTTCACTACCCGGTGGATGCCCTTTATACCGCTGCGGAGCAGCTTATGGGCATTGAGGAACTTACCCGCGAGATCTTCGATCGGTTGGAGATTGTCCGCGTCTACACCAAGCACCCGGGCGGTGAGCCGGATATGAACGATCCAGTTATCCTCAAGAAGGGTGCGGTTCTTTTAGACGCGGCAGCGCACCTACACAAGGACTTTGCAGAAAAACTCACCTATGCGCGGCTGTGGAATGCAGAAAACGAAGGCATCCGCGTGGCCCGCGACCACGTGTTGGCCGACGGCGACATCGTCGAGTTCCACATTCGCTAA
- a CDS encoding dephospho-CoA kinase: MTRIPRKDVVRVTRYYGVLRGVTRCYGVLRVGVTGRAGSGKSTFARMLAENRASILDADKIAWKLYSNPTVRKNLAEAFGRKIFNKEGAVDRKSLGEIVFTNPEKLKRLNAIIHPLLVGELKHRITRSSQKVVIIDAALLLDWPLARECDLLIAVLAQEDISVARLTKKGTSPNRTRAILATQRPEQEFRTLCHVVVENNKDLSELKLKADKIWQERIKPLLDT; encoded by the coding sequence ATGACAAGAATCCCCAGAAAGGATGTGGTGCGTGTTACGAGGTATTACGGGGTGTTACGGGGTGTTACGAGGTGTTACGGGGTGTTACGGGTAGGTGTAACCGGTCGGGCAGGCTCAGGCAAGTCAACCTTTGCCCGGATGCTTGCCGAAAACCGAGCCAGCATCCTGGATGCAGACAAGATCGCATGGAAACTATACTCCAATCCTACTGTCCGCAAGAACCTCGCCGAAGCGTTCGGCAGGAAGATCTTCAACAAAGAGGGGGCCGTTGATCGAAAAAGCCTGGGGGAAATCGTCTTCACGAACCCGGAAAAGCTAAAGCGACTGAACGCCATCATCCACCCTCTGCTTGTGGGCGAACTCAAACATCGGATAACCCGATCCTCTCAAAAAGTGGTAATCATAGACGCAGCCCTTCTACTTGACTGGCCTCTGGCTCGTGAATGCGATCTTCTGATAGCCGTCCTCGCCCAGGAAGATATCTCGGTTGCCAGATTAACAAAGAAAGGGACAAGCCCAAACCGAACCAGGGCAATACTGGCAACCCAACGCCCAGAGCAAGAGTTTCGCACACTCTGTCATGTGGTAGTAGAAAACAACAAGGATTTGAGTGAACTAAAACTCAAGGCCGATAAGATTTGGCAAGAAAGGATTAAACCTTTACTCGACACTTAG
- a CDS encoding glycine dehydrogenase (aminomethyl-transferring) (acts in conjunction with GvcH to form H-protein-S-aminomethyldihydrolipoyllysine from glycine; forms a heterodimer with subunit 1 to form the P protein) — MELSFDLSKSTRRAFRFSELDVPERKISEFIPERYIRKQDALLPEVAEPELARHFVHLSTLNHHMDKGFYPLGSCTMKYNPKINEDVARLAGFADLHPLAPVSITQGALQLMYELEKLLSEISGFDAVTLQPSAGAQGELCANLITRAYFKHKNENRTKAIIPDSAHGTNPASVILSGFESVTVRSNPQGLIDLEDLESKLSPDTALIMITNPNTLGLFEPDISKVIEKVHSAGALAYLDGANLNALMGIVKPVEMGFDLMHFNLHKTFSTPHGGGGPGSGPVGMTKELEAFRPVPVTEKHGETYRLNYERPLSIGKLQAFYGNFLVMVKAYTYIRILGASGIADVSRNAILNANYVKSLIEDVLEVPHPQHCMHEFVASGKALRKFNLKTTDLAKRLLDYGYHAPTIYFPLIVSEALMVEPTETETVETLEGFAEAIHQIMQESKINPEMLRQAPHTTPVGRLDEVRAVKELDVCFRPDRETQG, encoded by the coding sequence ATGGAGCTTTCGTTTGATCTCTCAAAATCCACTCGCAGGGCGTTCCGCTTCAGCGAACTGGATGTCCCTGAAAGGAAGATATCGGAGTTCATACCTGAGCGCTATATTCGCAAACAAGATGCCTTGCTACCCGAGGTTGCCGAACCCGAGCTGGCCAGACATTTTGTGCACCTTTCCACCCTCAACCACCATATGGACAAGGGCTTCTACCCCCTGGGCTCGTGCACCATGAAGTACAACCCAAAGATCAACGAGGATGTTGCCCGTCTTGCGGGATTCGCAGACCTTCATCCCCTGGCACCGGTGAGTATAACTCAGGGAGCGCTTCAGTTGATGTATGAGTTGGAGAAACTTCTTTCCGAGATCTCGGGATTCGATGCGGTAACCCTCCAGCCCTCGGCAGGCGCGCAGGGGGAGCTTTGCGCAAACCTTATCACCCGTGCCTACTTCAAACACAAGAACGAGAATCGAACCAAGGCCATTATACCCGACTCGGCACACGGCACCAACCCTGCAAGCGTAATACTTTCAGGCTTCGAGTCCGTAACCGTGCGTTCAAATCCTCAAGGCCTTATTGATCTTGAGGATCTTGAGAGCAAGCTCTCGCCGGATACAGCACTCATCATGATCACCAACCCCAACACCCTTGGACTCTTCGAGCCCGATATCTCCAAGGTGATCGAGAAGGTGCACTCGGCAGGTGCCCTTGCCTACCTTGATGGAGCCAACCTCAACGCACTCATGGGGATAGTCAAGCCGGTCGAGATGGGCTTTGATCTCATGCACTTCAATCTGCACAAGACCTTTTCCACGCCGCACGGCGGCGGAGGACCGGGATCAGGCCCGGTTGGAATGACCAAGGAGCTTGAGGCATTCCGACCCGTACCGGTAACGGAAAAGCATGGTGAAACCTACCGCCTGAACTATGAACGGCCGCTCTCCATCGGCAAACTACAGGCCTTCTACGGCAACTTTCTGGTGATGGTCAAAGCCTACACCTACATCCGGATACTCGGTGCTTCCGGGATAGCCGATGTGTCCAGAAACGCAATCCTCAACGCGAACTATGTAAAAAGCCTTATTGAGGATGTTCTAGAGGTGCCACATCCCCAACACTGCATGCACGAGTTTGTAGCATCGGGCAAGGCACTGCGCAAATTTAATTTAAAAACCACCGATCTGGCGAAGCGTCTTTTGGACTACGGCTATCATGCACCTACCATCTACTTCCCCCTGATCGTCTCCGAGGCGTTGATGGTTGAGCCGACCGAAACCGAGACCGTAGAAACCCTTGAGGGCTTTGCCGAGGCTATCCATCAGATAATGCAAGAATCCAAAATCAACCCCGAGATGCTGCGTCAAGCACCTCACACCACCCCGGTGGGACGACTTGATGAGGTGCGAGCAGTCAAGGAACTAGATGTTTGCTTCAGACCTGACCGAGAAACGCAAGGCTGA
- a CDS encoding 5'/3'-nucleotidase SurE produces the protein MTLTLPRLSLKSSMSQKRILITNDDGIDAQGIKLLERTLEGLGELFVIAPSQEQSGSSHSLTIGKPVRIIERDPHHVSIAGTPTDCVLLAHHSLMQKRIDLVVSGINMGYNLADDVLYSGTVAAAMEGRLLRYPAVAISTDREVEKLTASSLEFMREFCQMVLDCARPTFVNINVPPGEPRGVRVTRLGKRVYKDVVRRTQDENGEWHLILSGELSSISVEGSDTEAFEAGYISVTPMHLDLTGHDMMNDILEDLQTLDSFKRLNPR, from the coding sequence ATGACGTTGACGTTGCCTCGATTGTCGCTAAAATCAAGCATGTCGCAGAAACGCATCCTTATTACCAACGACGACGGCATAGACGCGCAAGGCATCAAGCTGCTTGAGAGAACCCTGGAGGGGTTGGGTGAGCTTTTCGTGATCGCTCCGTCCCAGGAGCAGTCAGGATCAAGCCACAGCCTGACTATCGGCAAACCGGTGCGCATCATAGAGCGCGACCCGCATCACGTCTCCATCGCAGGCACGCCAACCGACTGTGTGCTTCTGGCCCACCACTCGCTCATGCAGAAGCGGATAGATCTTGTGGTCTCGGGCATCAACATGGGATACAACCTTGCCGACGACGTGCTCTACTCAGGCACGGTTGCCGCCGCCATGGAGGGAAGGCTTCTTCGCTATCCTGCGGTAGCGATATCGACAGACCGGGAGGTTGAAAAACTCACTGCCTCCTCCCTTGAGTTCATGCGCGAGTTTTGTCAGATGGTTCTTGACTGCGCCCGACCCACGTTTGTGAACATCAACGTTCCGCCCGGTGAGCCGAGGGGTGTGCGCGTTACCCGTCTTGGCAAGCGAGTTTACAAGGATGTGGTGCGCCGCACCCAGGATGAAAACGGCGAGTGGCACCTTATCCTTTCGGGCGAGCTATCAAGCATCTCGGTAGAGGGCTCGGATACTGAGGCGTTTGAGGCGGGTTATATCTCGGTGACACCCATGCATCTGGACCTCACAGGTCATGACATGATGAACGACATTTTGGAAGATCTGCAGACGCTTGATTCCTTCAAGAGGTTAAATCCTAGGTAA
- a CDS encoding electron transfer flavoprotein subunit beta translates to MRFIVCIKQVPDTTEVRVNPETNTLIREGVPATVNPFDLYAVEEALLLKEKFGGEVIAISMGPPQAEEALREVISMGVDKTILISDSKFAGADTWATSLTLAAAIRKIGDYNIIFTGKQAADGDTAQVGPGIAEFLDIPQATFVRKVDELNPDKQTIRLQSMWEEGSERLELPLPCLITTVKELNEPRLPSLRGKLTAKKAEIPLWSFDELAVEKKHVGLAGSPTQVIKVFPPPPRAEGELFADADPDEAARIIADKLTEKGLL, encoded by the coding sequence ATGAGATTCATAGTCTGCATCAAACAGGTGCCTGATACTACCGAAGTGCGGGTCAACCCTGAAACGAACACCCTGATCCGTGAAGGCGTTCCAGCAACAGTTAACCCCTTTGACCTGTACGCGGTCGAGGAAGCCTTGCTTCTAAAGGAGAAGTTCGGCGGTGAGGTTATTGCCATCTCCATGGGACCTCCTCAGGCCGAGGAAGCGTTGCGCGAGGTGATCTCCATGGGAGTTGACAAGACCATTCTGATCTCCGATTCCAAGTTCGCCGGGGCCGATACATGGGCAACCTCGCTGACCCTCGCCGCTGCCATCCGTAAGATCGGTGATTACAACATCATCTTCACAGGAAAGCAAGCCGCAGATGGCGACACCGCACAGGTAGGGCCGGGTATCGCAGAGTTCCTCGACATCCCTCAAGCTACGTTCGTAAGAAAGGTGGATGAGCTGAACCCTGATAAACAGACTATAAGATTGCAGTCGATGTGGGAGGAGGGATCTGAACGCTTAGAGCTTCCCCTCCCCTGCCTTATTACGACGGTCAAGGAACTTAACGAACCGCGTCTACCCAGCCTGCGCGGCAAACTTACGGCAAAGAAGGCCGAGATCCCGCTCTGGAGCTTTGATGAGCTTGCGGTTGAGAAAAAACACGTGGGCCTTGCAGGTTCTCCCACCCAGGTAATCAAGGTCTTCCCACCTCCACCTCGCGCTGAAGGAGAACTCTTCGCAGACGCAGACCCGGACGAAGCTGCACGCATCATTGCGGATAAATTAACCGAGAAGGGGCTGCTCTGA